Proteins from a single region of Halorubrum sp. 2020YC2:
- a CDS encoding aldolase/citrate lyase family protein codes for MNAAQPTNDLAATVGEGGVAFGVLDDAYSPTLVEFYGELGADFVWVDLEHGGPSARDAGRVEDLLRAAERTGVELLVRLPDSDPTLVRKALDLGVRNAFLPRVKTADEVREAVRSARFRYEDGPGDRGLASPRASRWGLADDYVAAEDEETLVGATIETAESVENVDEILAVPELGFVFIGPFDLSVALGHPGELDHPDVRDAVETVRSAAVEAGVPVGGLGFGPDDAAEKAANGYQIVNLGSTTGALEGAVTGWLDDVERTDD; via the coding sequence GTGAACGCGGCACAGCCGACGAACGACCTCGCGGCGACCGTCGGGGAGGGCGGGGTCGCGTTCGGAGTGCTCGACGACGCGTACAGCCCGACGCTCGTGGAGTTCTACGGCGAACTCGGCGCGGACTTCGTCTGGGTCGACCTCGAACACGGCGGGCCGAGCGCGCGGGACGCGGGGCGGGTCGAGGACCTGCTGCGCGCGGCCGAGCGGACGGGCGTGGAGCTGCTCGTCCGGCTCCCCGACTCGGACCCGACGCTCGTCCGGAAGGCGCTGGACCTCGGCGTGCGGAACGCCTTCCTCCCCCGCGTGAAGACCGCCGACGAGGTCCGAGAGGCCGTCCGGTCCGCCCGGTTCCGCTACGAGGACGGTCCCGGCGACCGGGGGCTGGCGTCGCCGCGCGCGAGCCGCTGGGGGCTGGCCGACGACTACGTCGCCGCCGAGGACGAGGAGACGCTCGTCGGCGCGACGATAGAGACCGCGGAGTCGGTCGAGAACGTCGACGAGATACTGGCCGTCCCGGAGTTGGGGTTCGTCTTCATCGGCCCGTTCGACCTCTCCGTGGCGCTCGGCCACCCCGGCGAACTCGACCACCCGGACGTTCGAGACGCCGTGGAGACGGTCCGCTCGGCGGCCGTCGAGGCCGGCGTCCCCGTCGGCGGGCTCGGGTTCGGACCGGACGACGCAGCCGAGAAGGCGGCGAACGGCTACCAGATCGTGAACCTCGGGAGCACGACCGGGGCGCTCGAGGGGGCCGTCACCGGCTGGCTCGACGACGTCGAGCGAACCGACGACTGA
- a CDS encoding serine protein kinase PrkA — protein sequence MANRHTLERLSEEYRTEVPDDLRAARSFDWYLDALYDDPEIARNAHQRVADMFDHYGTHYDEERGVVEYALAAEDPLHDGENVFYGREVHEAIHEFVNKVKSGARGLGPEKRIKLLLGPVGSGKSHFDWLVRRYFEAYTREDAGRMYTFRWVDLCSVIDDQDPDDDVVRSPMSQDPLVLLPKPQREAVIDDLNERLDAPYTLRNDQHPDPASEFYLNELLAHYDDDLERVLDEHVEVVRLVADENRRECIETFEPKDKKNQDETELTGDVNYAKLAVYGESDPRAFDYAGAFCNANRGLFSGEELLKLQREFLYDFLHASQESTIKPKNNPRIDIDQVIVGRTNMPEYREKTGDEKMEAFNDRTKRIDYPYVLEYDSEAEIYEKMLANADVPNVHVEPHALEMAGLFGVLTRLEEPTDETVTLLEKAKAYNGELEDEEIDRRKLREDAAESADVGEGMDGISARFVGDEIAEAIMDATHRDRSHLSPLSVFDHFEANLGGHGSIAAEDLDRYERLLETVREEYRERAIEDVRHALAYDVDELRRQGEKYMDHVMAYIDDDTVDDELTGRETEPDETFLRAVEEQLDVPSDRKDDFRQEVSNWISRRAREGRGFDPQENDRLRRALERKLWEDKKHNINFSALVSATDLDDEDRSAWVSALVDRGYSEAGAAEVLEYAGAAVARSEMEDGGG from the coding sequence ATGGCAAACCGACACACGCTCGAACGGCTCAGCGAGGAGTACCGGACTGAGGTGCCGGACGACCTGCGAGCGGCGCGCTCGTTCGACTGGTACCTCGACGCGCTGTACGACGACCCGGAGATCGCGCGGAACGCCCACCAGCGCGTCGCGGACATGTTCGACCACTACGGCACCCACTACGACGAGGAGCGCGGCGTCGTCGAGTACGCGCTCGCGGCCGAGGACCCGCTCCACGACGGCGAGAACGTCTTCTACGGCCGCGAGGTCCACGAGGCGATTCACGAGTTCGTCAACAAGGTGAAGTCGGGCGCCCGAGGGCTGGGTCCCGAAAAGCGGATCAAGCTCCTGCTCGGCCCGGTCGGCTCCGGCAAGTCGCACTTCGACTGGCTGGTGCGCCGCTACTTCGAGGCGTACACCCGCGAGGACGCCGGCCGGATGTACACCTTCCGGTGGGTCGACCTCTGTTCGGTGATCGACGACCAGGACCCGGACGACGACGTCGTCCGCTCCCCGATGAGCCAGGACCCGCTCGTCCTCCTCCCGAAGCCGCAGCGGGAGGCGGTGATCGACGACCTCAACGAGCGGCTCGACGCGCCCTACACGCTGCGAAACGACCAGCACCCGGACCCGGCCTCGGAGTTCTACCTGAACGAACTGCTCGCGCACTACGACGACGATCTTGAACGCGTCCTCGACGAGCACGTCGAGGTCGTCCGGCTCGTCGCGGACGAGAACCGTCGGGAGTGCATCGAGACGTTCGAGCCGAAAGACAAGAAGAACCAAGATGAGACGGAGCTGACCGGCGACGTCAACTACGCGAAACTCGCCGTCTACGGCGAGTCCGACCCGCGGGCGTTCGACTACGCCGGCGCGTTCTGCAACGCGAACCGCGGCCTCTTCTCCGGCGAGGAGCTGTTGAAGCTCCAGCGGGAGTTCCTCTACGACTTCCTCCACGCCTCCCAGGAGTCGACGATCAAGCCGAAGAACAACCCGCGGATCGACATCGATCAGGTGATCGTCGGCCGGACGAACATGCCGGAGTACCGCGAGAAGACCGGCGACGAGAAGATGGAGGCGTTCAACGACCGCACCAAGCGGATCGACTACCCGTACGTGTTAGAGTACGACAGCGAGGCGGAGATCTACGAGAAGATGCTCGCCAACGCGGACGTGCCCAACGTCCACGTCGAGCCGCACGCCTTAGAGATGGCGGGCCTGTTCGGCGTGCTCACCCGCTTGGAGGAGCCGACCGACGAGACGGTGACGCTCCTAGAGAAGGCGAAGGCGTACAACGGCGAGTTGGAAGACGAGGAGATCGACCGGCGGAAGCTCCGGGAGGACGCCGCCGAGTCAGCCGACGTCGGCGAGGGGATGGACGGCATCTCCGCGCGGTTCGTCGGCGACGAGATCGCCGAGGCGATCATGGACGCCACCCACCGCGACCGGAGCCACCTCTCGCCGCTGTCCGTCTTCGACCACTTCGAGGCGAACCTCGGGGGCCACGGCTCCATCGCGGCCGAGGACCTCGACCGCTACGAGCGACTCTTAGAGACCGTCCGCGAGGAGTACCGCGAGCGCGCCATCGAAGACGTGCGCCACGCGCTGGCGTACGACGTGGACGAGCTGCGGCGGCAGGGCGAGAAGTACATGGACCACGTGATGGCGTACATCGACGACGACACCGTCGACGACGAGCTGACGGGCCGCGAGACGGAGCCGGACGAGACGTTCCTGCGCGCGGTCGAGGAACAGCTCGACGTCCCCTCCGACCGGAAAGACGACTTCAGACAGGAGGTGTCGAACTGGATCTCGCGGCGCGCCCGCGAGGGGCGCGGGTTCGACCCGCAGGAGAACGACCGGCTCCGCCGCGCCCTAGAGCGCAAGCTGTGGGAGGACAAGAAGCACAACATCAACTTCTCGGCGCTGGTGTCCGCGACCGACCTCGACGACGAGGACCGGAGCGCGTGGGTGTCGGCCCTGGTCGACCGCGGCTACTCGGAGGCGGGCGCGGCCGAGGTGCTTGAGTACGCGGGCGCGGCGGTCGCGCGCTCGGAGATGGAGGACGGCGGGGGCTGA
- a CDS encoding endonuclease/exonuclease/phosphatase family protein encodes MTAIRVLSYNVRYANRGDHHDAWHDRRDAVGRLVRFHRPDVAAFQEPLPEQREDLRERLPGYEFVGRGRGTDGEGEGCPIAVRSDRFDVVDSDTFWLSETPEEPSTGWDASHPRIATWARVRAVDGGYDADDHGGATLRVVNTHFDHVSARARREAARLLRERIPETRTGNTGDRDGAAPVVLVGDLNCTPGSDPHRILVGDERESDGEAAEGDGEAAESDGDAAGATTGDRAALRDAAAAADLRHGPATSLTDFARLIDGRRIDHALVSPGVSVEAFATLADRDDRGRYPSDHLPVLARLSV; translated from the coding sequence ATGACCGCGATCCGGGTGTTAAGCTACAACGTCCGCTACGCCAACCGCGGCGACCACCACGACGCCTGGCACGACCGCCGCGACGCGGTCGGGCGACTCGTCCGGTTCCACCGGCCCGACGTGGCCGCCTTTCAGGAGCCGCTGCCGGAGCAGCGCGAGGACCTCCGGGAGCGGCTCCCCGGGTACGAGTTCGTCGGGCGCGGCCGCGGGACCGACGGCGAGGGCGAGGGGTGCCCCATCGCGGTGCGGAGCGACCGCTTCGATGTCGTCGACAGCGACACGTTCTGGCTCTCCGAGACGCCCGAGGAGCCCTCGACCGGCTGGGACGCTTCGCACCCGCGGATCGCGACGTGGGCCCGGGTGCGCGCGGTCGACGGCGGGTACGACGCCGACGACCACGGCGGCGCGACGCTCCGCGTCGTCAACACGCACTTCGACCACGTCAGCGCGCGGGCGCGCCGCGAGGCCGCGCGGCTGCTCCGCGAGCGGATACCGGAGACGAGAACGGGGAACACCGGCGACCGCGACGGGGCGGCCCCGGTCGTCCTCGTCGGGGACCTCAACTGCACGCCCGGCTCCGACCCGCACCGGATCCTCGTGGGTGATGAGCGCGAAAGCGACGGCGAAGCCGCCGAAGGCGACGGCGAAGCCGCCGAAAGCGACGGGGACGCCGCCGGGGCGACGACCGGTGACCGCGCCGCGCTCCGGGACGCGGCGGCCGCCGCCGACCTGCGGCACGGTCCGGCGACGAGCCTCACCGACTTCGCTCGCCTCATCGACGGGCGCCGGATCGACCACGCGCTCGTCTCGCCGGGAGTCTCCGTCGAGGCGTTCGCGACGCTCGCGGACCGGGACGACCGGGGAAGATACCCCTCCGACCACCTGCCGGTCCTCGCGCGGCTGTCGGTGTAG
- a CDS encoding glycoside hydrolase family 97 catalytic domain-containing protein: MGALVAAAAYSGSVAADDAARVANDADDPVQTVASPDGSIAVTVDVSDGVPTYEVARDGTTYVGPSTLGFDFRNQSAFGASAGGSDGPVTVTGTEREAATEEWEPVWGAYDAVSADYNALGVGLADAAADGSGGSGETADSPRSATLQVRVFDDGVGFRVVLGEGFAANSERAVVASENTGVDFADDYGAWWIRNEVTNPRFEQEYAETPLSEIPGGERPTRPTGTPVRTGAHTPLTVDAGDAYLSVHEANLDDYAAATLAPRASDGGTAFASELTPLPDGTKASLELPAATPWRTIQVVDRPGELIESQLVPLLSDPLDESALPTVGGEPDTDWIEPRKYVGIWWTMIAGQANWEYRTDDEIAGEGNNPAAYVHGARTERMKRYMRFASENGIDSVLVEGWNEGWDTYPGDGTGFGFGVDDSYPDFDVPEVTDFGASLPEPVEMTIHNETAGNLPQYETAILDEDVFAGYEAEGIGSIKNGYVSDPGLGIDGDGSAPTHNQHNQLAVNHHRLVIREAAANRQLLEIHEGIKPTGEIRTYPNVANREVVKAQEYDGFTQLGSNVGRDHHVMLPFTRNLAGPVSYQPGIFDISFNDERGDQIQTTRAKQLAMYPTYLSGLQMAADRIEGYVDETFAVGEALHAAAGELDGLVTDDSWRDAFGTNFVAVDPNRAPSGSSVSFAVEEVPSAGSYDLHLRYASDAEENAGRVIDAGTPRATLRVNGDRETIEPPFTDYWDDWQVFTTEVELDAGDNEVAVELDYESGDDGFAGDVGGFNLNAVAVTESGESSPVPAEYEGYTPENENFDAEPEFGFIESVPAAGWDETRVVGAAIGDYLAIARRHGDEWYVGVMTDGDGRGVDVPLDFLAPGNSGGKGNGNGRGNGNGRNGPKYVAEIYSDAVGAGVDLDPTGVRIDEAVVTPSTTLLASLAPSGGTAVRLRPARGREINRLPEYERPEQTVSVSIADEADLGEGFITATGTNDAGFVGSTAVEVLVDGDLAARDTVRLPPNATDEAVEVGFDISQIGTFDVVVRLADGGDELASGSVTVAPGDVVAEFTDPQGDDDGPGRYTYPTSGDFEPGAFDLRSVRVLETEEKYRFAFEVENLYDTFGGDFSPHYFLVYLRDPEADGGRTSALDDLGLTAEFARPWQYRIDASGFGRGVTDADGTTLVTPEVFVSFEADTAVVSIPKSTVGGDLSGWEVLPAVGSEDRGSLRSVAVDAGDFVFGGAREGAAGNAPRVIDVVTPEGVSQADALDYDADSLASLPFTTL, translated from the coding sequence GTGGGGGCGCTGGTGGCGGCGGCCGCCTATTCGGGGAGCGTCGCGGCCGACGACGCCGCTCGGGTGGCCAACGACGCGGACGACCCGGTCCAGACGGTGGCGTCGCCCGACGGGTCGATCGCCGTCACCGTCGACGTCAGCGACGGAGTGCCGACCTACGAGGTCGCGCGCGACGGGACGACGTACGTCGGGCCGTCGACGCTCGGGTTCGACTTCCGGAACCAGTCGGCGTTCGGCGCGAGCGCCGGCGGGTCGGACGGGCCGGTAACCGTCACGGGCACCGAGCGCGAGGCGGCGACCGAGGAGTGGGAGCCGGTGTGGGGTGCCTACGACGCGGTGTCCGCCGACTACAACGCGCTCGGCGTCGGCCTCGCGGACGCCGCGGCGGACGGCTCGGGCGGTTCCGGGGAGACCGCCGACAGTCCCCGGAGCGCGACCCTTCAGGTCCGCGTCTTCGACGACGGGGTCGGGTTCCGAGTCGTCCTCGGTGAGGGGTTCGCGGCCAACTCGGAGCGGGCGGTGGTCGCCTCGGAGAACACCGGGGTCGACTTCGCGGACGACTACGGCGCGTGGTGGATCCGCAACGAGGTGACGAACCCGCGGTTCGAACAGGAGTACGCGGAGACGCCGCTCTCGGAGATCCCGGGCGGGGAGCGGCCCACGCGGCCGACGGGCACCCCGGTTCGGACCGGCGCGCACACCCCGCTCACCGTCGACGCGGGCGACGCGTACCTGAGCGTCCACGAGGCGAACCTCGACGACTACGCGGCGGCGACGCTCGCCCCCCGAGCTTCGGACGGCGGAACGGCGTTCGCGAGCGAACTCACGCCGCTGCCCGACGGGACGAAGGCCTCGCTCGAACTGCCGGCGGCGACGCCGTGGCGGACGATTCAGGTCGTCGACCGGCCCGGCGAACTGATCGAGTCGCAGCTGGTCCCGCTGCTCTCCGACCCGCTCGACGAGTCGGCGCTGCCGACGGTCGGCGGCGAGCCCGACACCGACTGGATCGAGCCGCGCAAGTACGTCGGCATCTGGTGGACGATGATCGCTGGGCAGGCCAACTGGGAGTACAGGACCGACGACGAGATAGCGGGCGAGGGGAACAATCCCGCGGCCTACGTCCACGGCGCCCGGACAGAGCGGATGAAGCGGTACATGCGCTTCGCGAGCGAGAACGGGATCGACAGCGTCCTCGTCGAGGGGTGGAACGAGGGGTGGGACACCTACCCCGGCGACGGCACCGGGTTCGGCTTCGGCGTCGACGACTCCTATCCCGACTTCGACGTGCCCGAGGTGACCGACTTCGGGGCGTCGCTGCCCGAGCCGGTCGAGATGACGATCCACAACGAGACGGCGGGGAACCTCCCCCAGTACGAGACCGCGATCCTCGACGAGGACGTGTTCGCGGGCTACGAGGCCGAGGGGATCGGCTCGATCAAGAACGGCTACGTCTCGGACCCGGGCCTCGGCATCGACGGCGACGGGTCGGCGCCGACCCACAACCAGCACAATCAGCTCGCGGTGAACCACCACCGACTGGTGATCCGCGAGGCGGCCGCGAACCGCCAGCTGCTGGAGATCCACGAGGGGATCAAGCCGACCGGCGAGATCCGGACCTACCCGAACGTGGCGAACCGCGAGGTGGTGAAGGCCCAAGAGTACGACGGGTTCACCCAGCTGGGGTCGAACGTCGGCCGCGACCACCACGTCATGCTGCCGTTCACGCGGAACCTCGCCGGCCCGGTGAGCTACCAGCCGGGCATCTTCGATATCAGCTTCAACGACGAGCGCGGCGACCAGATCCAGACGACGCGGGCGAAACAGCTCGCGATGTACCCGACGTACCTCAGCGGCCTCCAGATGGCGGCCGACCGGATCGAGGGGTACGTCGACGAGACGTTCGCGGTCGGCGAGGCGCTCCACGCCGCCGCCGGCGAACTCGACGGCCTCGTCACCGACGACTCGTGGCGGGACGCGTTCGGCACCAACTTCGTCGCGGTCGACCCCAACCGCGCGCCGAGCGGCTCGTCGGTGTCGTTCGCGGTCGAGGAGGTGCCGAGCGCCGGGAGCTACGACCTCCACCTGCGCTACGCGAGCGACGCCGAGGAGAACGCCGGTCGGGTGATAGACGCCGGCACGCCCCGGGCGACGCTGCGCGTCAACGGCGACCGCGAGACGATCGAGCCGCCCTTCACCGACTACTGGGACGACTGGCAGGTGTTCACGACCGAGGTCGAACTCGACGCGGGCGACAACGAGGTCGCGGTCGAACTCGACTACGAGAGCGGCGACGACGGCTTCGCCGGCGACGTCGGCGGGTTCAACCTCAACGCGGTCGCGGTCACCGAGTCCGGCGAGTCGTCTCCGGTCCCGGCCGAGTACGAGGGGTACACGCCCGAAAACGAGAACTTCGACGCCGAGCCGGAGTTCGGGTTCATCGAGTCGGTCCCGGCCGCCGGCTGGGACGAGACGCGCGTCGTCGGCGCCGCGATCGGCGACTACCTCGCGATCGCCCGCCGGCACGGCGACGAGTGGTACGTCGGCGTCATGACCGACGGCGACGGCCGCGGGGTCGACGTGCCGCTCGACTTCCTCGCGCCCGGCAATTCGGGCGGAAAGGGGAACGGTAACGGTCGCGGCAACGGCAACGGCCGAAACGGCCCGAAGTACGTCGCGGAGATCTACTCGGACGCGGTCGGCGCGGGCGTCGACCTCGACCCGACCGGCGTCCGCATCGACGAGGCGGTCGTCACGCCGAGCACGACCCTGCTGGCGTCGCTGGCGCCCAGCGGCGGGACCGCGGTCAGGCTCCGCCCGGCGCGGGGCCGCGAGATCAACCGGCTCCCCGAGTACGAGCGCCCGGAGCAGACGGTGTCGGTGTCGATCGCCGACGAGGCCGACCTCGGGGAAGGGTTCATCACGGCGACCGGCACCAACGACGCCGGCTTCGTCGGTTCGACCGCGGTCGAGGTCCTCGTCGACGGCGACCTCGCCGCGCGCGATACCGTTCGGCTCCCGCCGAACGCGACGGACGAGGCGGTCGAGGTCGGCTTCGACATCTCACAGATCGGGACGTTCGACGTCGTCGTCCGCCTCGCGGACGGCGGCGACGAACTGGCGTCGGGGAGCGTCACGGTCGCGCCCGGCGACGTCGTGGCCGAGTTCACCGACCCGCAGGGGGACGATGACGGGCCGGGGAGGTACACCTACCCGACGAGCGGCGACTTCGAGCCGGGCGCGTTCGACCTGCGCTCGGTCCGCGTGCTTGAGACCGAGGAGAAGTACCGGTTCGCGTTCGAGGTCGAGAACCTGTACGACACGTTCGGCGGCGACTTCTCGCCGCACTACTTCCTCGTGTACCTGCGCGACCCCGAGGCGGACGGCGGGCGGACGAGCGCGCTCGACGACCTCGGACTCACCGCCGAGTTCGCGCGGCCGTGGCAGTACCGGATCGACGCGAGCGGCTTCGGGAGGGGCGTCACCGACGCCGACGGAACGACCCTCGTCACGCCGGAGGTGTTCGTCAGCTTCGAGGCGGACACCGCGGTCGTCTCGATACCGAAGTCGACGGTCGGCGGCGACCTCTCGGGCTGGGAGGTGTTGCCGGCCGTCGGATCGGAGGACCGCGGCAGCCTGCGGTCGGTGGCGGTCGACGCCGGCGACTTCGTCTTCGGCGGCGCGCGGGAGGGCGCGGCCGGAAACGCGCCGCGGGTGATCGACGTGGTCACGCCGGAGGGCGTCTCGCAGGCGGACGCGCTCGACTACGACGCCGACTCGCTCGCGTCGCTACCGTTCACGACGCTGTAA
- a CDS encoding DUF1028 domain-containing protein codes for MTFSICVRERYTDEDGDDQTRFGVAVTTRLPGVGTLCPFASSDGAVATQSLVNVELGRKGIEYLDDGLAVDDALQALLNADEGSAERQLHGVDADGTFAFSGDECNDWYGHREGQNYTVAGNLLTGEDVIEDTAAAYESDAHGDAPLAERLIDALAAGHAAGGDKREDLEVQSAALLVCNTEEETDDPYYNDLRIDASETPVADLRETYETAKRGYETIVEKYAEEEADDGAADAAEDETEADGGGGE; via the coding sequence GTGACGTTCAGCATCTGCGTTCGCGAGCGGTACACCGACGAGGACGGCGACGACCAGACCCGGTTCGGCGTGGCGGTGACCACCCGGCTGCCGGGCGTGGGCACGCTCTGTCCGTTCGCCTCCTCGGACGGCGCGGTGGCGACCCAGTCGCTCGTCAACGTCGAGCTGGGGCGGAAGGGGATCGAGTACCTCGACGACGGGCTGGCGGTCGACGACGCCTTACAGGCCCTCCTGAACGCCGACGAGGGGAGCGCCGAGCGCCAGCTCCACGGCGTCGACGCCGACGGGACGTTCGCGTTCTCCGGCGACGAGTGTAACGACTGGTACGGCCACCGCGAGGGACAGAACTACACCGTCGCGGGCAACCTCCTGACCGGCGAGGACGTGATCGAGGACACCGCGGCCGCCTACGAGTCGGACGCGCACGGCGACGCGCCGCTGGCCGAGCGGCTGATCGACGCGCTCGCGGCGGGCCACGCCGCCGGCGGCGATAAGCGCGAGGACCTCGAGGTCCAGTCCGCCGCGCTGCTCGTGTGTAACACCGAGGAAGAGACCGACGACCCCTACTACAACGACCTCCGGATCGACGCGAGCGAGACGCCGGTGGCCGACCTCCGCGAGACGTACGAGACCGCCAAGCGCGGCTACGAGACGATTGTAGAGAAGTACGCCGAGGAGGAGGCGGACGACGGAGCGGCGGACGCCGCCGAAGACGAAACGGAAGCGGACGGAGGGGGCGGGGAGTAA
- a CDS encoding NifU family protein, producing MRDESDESLADRVEQWMVGQMPIIQMHGGTSVVREADPETGEVVVELGGTCSGCGISNITADNIRRDLIMDFEEVDNVTVRTASSGDNGASTVEGGRGGELKHETESANHF from the coding sequence ATGAGAGACGAGAGCGACGAGAGCCTCGCGGACCGGGTCGAACAGTGGATGGTCGGACAGATGCCGATCATCCAGATGCACGGCGGCACGAGCGTCGTGCGCGAGGCGGACCCCGAGACCGGCGAGGTCGTCGTCGAGCTCGGCGGCACCTGCTCCGGCTGCGGCATCTCGAACATCACCGCCGACAACATCCGCCGCGACCTCATCATGGACTTCGAGGAGGTCGACAACGTGACCGTGCGGACCGCCTCCTCCGGCGACAACGGGGCCTCCACCGTCGAGGGCGGCCGCGGCGGCGAACTCAAACACGAGACCGAGTCCGCGAACCACTTCTGA
- a CDS encoding RNA-binding protein yields MEVKSRHHLRSDDITAIREAVADHLGVDIDGETFEFVEFVDAGYELVLVDGDPAVFYVDDDEPFLTVRGANDFDPETGVVTVDAGAVSFVSDGADVMRPGIVEADPEIREGDLVVVAEESHGKVLAVGRALVDGDEMVGDSGKVVESIHHVGDDLYEFSV; encoded by the coding sequence ATGGAAGTGAAATCCCGGCACCACCTCCGGAGCGACGACATCACGGCGATCCGCGAGGCGGTGGCCGACCACCTCGGGGTCGACATCGACGGCGAGACGTTCGAGTTCGTGGAGTTCGTCGACGCCGGCTACGAACTCGTCTTGGTCGACGGCGACCCCGCCGTCTTCTACGTCGACGACGACGAGCCGTTCCTCACCGTCCGGGGCGCGAACGACTTCGACCCCGAGACTGGCGTCGTCACGGTCGACGCTGGCGCGGTCTCGTTCGTCTCCGACGGCGCCGACGTGATGCGCCCCGGCATCGTCGAGGCCGACCCGGAGATCCGGGAGGGCGATCTGGTCGTCGTCGCGGAGGAGTCCCACGGGAAGGTGCTCGCCGTGGGCCGCGCGCTGGTCGACGGCGACGAGATGGTCGGTGACAGCGGGAAGGTTGTCGAGTCGATCCACCACGTCGGCGACGACCTCTACGAGTTCTCGGTGTAG
- a CDS encoding 2Fe-2S iron-sulfur cluster-binding protein — protein sequence MLNPLIANVANPPALVLGAIATLLVVFVTSLKGTGWEPTTDISEEVLERRASTVPETEFPEPGNRAVGGGGGGGAIPAGADGEEGELEEGGTVSSGPGDIPEDEVEYFEVEFVKQGETVELSNDQPILEQGEDEGWDLPYACRQGQCVSCAGQITDGPSEDFVEHDNQQMLEEAEIDDGYTLTCVAYPRDSFSIETGEAP from the coding sequence ATGCTGAATCCGCTCATCGCGAACGTCGCGAACCCGCCCGCGCTCGTTCTCGGGGCGATTGCGACGCTCCTCGTCGTCTTCGTCACCAGCCTGAAGGGGACGGGCTGGGAGCCCACCACCGACATCTCCGAGGAAGTGCTCGAACGCCGCGCGTCCACGGTCCCGGAGACCGAGTTCCCGGAACCGGGCAACCGCGCGGTCGGCGGTGGCGGTGGCGGCGGCGCCATCCCGGCCGGCGCCGACGGCGAGGAGGGCGAACTCGAAGAGGGCGGCACCGTTAGCTCCGGCCCCGGCGACATCCCCGAAGACGAGGTGGAGTACTTCGAGGTCGAGTTCGTCAAGCAGGGCGAAACGGTCGAACTCTCGAACGACCAGCCCATCCTCGAACAGGGCGAAGACGAGGGGTGGGACCTCCCGTACGCCTGCCGCCAGGGCCAGTGCGTCTCCTGTGCCGGGCAGATCACGGACGGACCGAGCGAGGACTTCGTCGAGCATGACAACCAGCAGATGCTCGAAGAGGCCGAGATCGACGACGGCTACACGCTCACCTGCGTCGCCTACCCGCGCGACTCCTTCAGCATCGAGACGGGCGAGGCGCCGTAG